In Ammospiza caudacuta isolate bAmmCau1 chromosome 30, bAmmCau1.pri, whole genome shotgun sequence, one DNA window encodes the following:
- the PEX11B gene encoding peroxisomal membrane protein 11B isoform X2: MEAWVRFSAQSQARERLLRAAQYACVLAGAALSRSGGSSGTLSRLQQLEAHLSLGRKLLRLGGSAEALGGAQRSLHLPDPVLRFCLTLSHLNRALFLACDNVLWAGKSGVLPGLAMEKWSQRSFRYYLFALVVNLSRDAYELRLLLERAGAARKRGRSAESRAQPRGQGRLQQLRLQLQLQLHLLLQVLRDNPPLLLDLLRNACDLVIPLERLGLCRSSPAVVGLCGLSSSLLSVITILHPWLKLKP, translated from the exons ATGGAGGCCTGGGTGCGCTTCAGCGCCCAGAGCCAGGCCCGGGAGCGCCTCCTCAG GGCCGCCCAGTACGCCTGTGTGTTGGCCGGGGCTGCGCTGAGCCGCTCCGGGGGCAGCTCCGGGACCCTGAgccggctgcagcagctggaggcgCACCTGAGCCTGGGCCGCAAGc TGCTGCGTCTGGGGGGCTCTGCCGAGGCCCTGGGGGGCGCCCAGCGCTCGCTGCACCTCCCTGACCCCGTGCTGCGCTTCTGCCTCACCCTGTCCCACCTGAACCGCGCTCTGTTCCTGGCCTGCGACAACGTCCTGTGGGCCGGGAAAAGCGGCGTCCTGCCCGGCCTGGCCATGGAGAAATGGAGCCAGAGGTCCTTCAG GTACTACCTGTTTGCCCTGGTGGTGAACCTGAGCAGGGACGCGTACgagctgcggctgctgctggagcgcgccggggccgcccgcAAGCGCGGCCGCAGCGCcgagagcagagcccagccccgcGGCCAGGgccggctgcagcagctccggctgcagctgcagctccagctgcacctcctgctgcaggtgctccGGGACAACCCCCCGCTGCTGCTGGACCTGCTCAGGAACGCCTGCGACCTGGTGATCCCCCTGgagaggctggggctgtgcaggagcagccccgcgGTGGTGGGCTTGTGTGGGCTCAGCTCGTCGCTGCTGTCCGTCATCACCATCCTGCACCCCTGGCTCAAGCTGAAACCATag
- the PEX11B gene encoding peroxisomal membrane protein 11B isoform X1, with product MEAWVRFSAQSQARERLLRCGRAFRGQGRGVTGVPGRRGDPRERGVPGDVPGAPRDSLVVPRAAQYACVLAGAALSRSGGSSGTLSRLQQLEAHLSLGRKLLRLGGSAEALGGAQRSLHLPDPVLRFCLTLSHLNRALFLACDNVLWAGKSGVLPGLAMEKWSQRSFRYYLFALVVNLSRDAYELRLLLERAGAARKRGRSAESRAQPRGQGRLQQLRLQLQLQLHLLLQVLRDNPPLLLDLLRNACDLVIPLERLGLCRSSPAVVGLCGLSSSLLSVITILHPWLKLKP from the exons ATGGAGGCCTGGGTGCGCTTCAGCGCCCAGAGCCAGGCCCGGGAGCGCCTCCTCAGGTGCGGCCGCGCGTTCcgcgggcaggggaggggggtCACGGGGGTCCCGGGGCGGAGAGGCGATCCCAGAGAACGGGGGGTCCCCGGTGATGTCCCCGGTGCCCCCCGTGACTCCCTCGTTGTCCCCAGGGCCGCCCAGTACGCCTGTGTGTTGGCCGGGGCTGCGCTGAGCCGCTCCGGGGGCAGCTCCGGGACCCTGAgccggctgcagcagctggaggcgCACCTGAGCCTGGGCCGCAAGc TGCTGCGTCTGGGGGGCTCTGCCGAGGCCCTGGGGGGCGCCCAGCGCTCGCTGCACCTCCCTGACCCCGTGCTGCGCTTCTGCCTCACCCTGTCCCACCTGAACCGCGCTCTGTTCCTGGCCTGCGACAACGTCCTGTGGGCCGGGAAAAGCGGCGTCCTGCCCGGCCTGGCCATGGAGAAATGGAGCCAGAGGTCCTTCAG GTACTACCTGTTTGCCCTGGTGGTGAACCTGAGCAGGGACGCGTACgagctgcggctgctgctggagcgcgccggggccgcccgcAAGCGCGGCCGCAGCGCcgagagcagagcccagccccgcGGCCAGGgccggctgcagcagctccggctgcagctgcagctccagctgcacctcctgctgcaggtgctccGGGACAACCCCCCGCTGCTGCTGGACCTGCTCAGGAACGCCTGCGACCTGGTGATCCCCCTGgagaggctggggctgtgcaggagcagccccgcgGTGGTGGGCTTGTGTGGGCTCAGCTCGTCGCTGCTGTCCGTCATCACCATCCTGCACCCCTGGCTCAAGCTGAAACCATag